The Nocardia arthritidis genome has a window encoding:
- a CDS encoding copper homeostasis protein CutC — protein sequence MRIEIVVESIAGVEIAARCGADRVELCGALAEGGLTPSQGLLELAVQRAESVAVHPLIRPRPGDFRYTADELAVMVRDVRAAVLAGAHGVVVGALGPDGLLDRAACAALIDAAGDRQITLHRAIDASASPRQVLDQAIELGFTRVLTSGARPRAMDGAPLIAELVTQAAGRISIMACGGIRAANVTQVVAATGVSDVHAAVRAPVRGADGEVSFAGVGVPDGFDRFETDAEGVSALCAALRK from the coding sequence ATGCGGATAGAAATCGTTGTCGAATCGATCGCCGGTGTCGAGATCGCGGCGCGCTGCGGCGCGGACCGCGTCGAACTGTGCGGGGCGCTGGCCGAAGGCGGGCTGACGCCGAGCCAGGGGTTGTTGGAGCTCGCCGTACAGCGCGCGGAAAGCGTTGCGGTGCATCCGCTTATCCGGCCGCGGCCGGGCGATTTCCGGTACACGGCGGACGAGCTCGCGGTGATGGTGCGCGATGTGCGCGCCGCGGTGCTGGCGGGTGCGCACGGTGTCGTCGTCGGCGCGCTCGGACCGGACGGCCTGCTGGATCGCGCCGCCTGCGCGGCGCTGATCGACGCGGCGGGGGACCGGCAGATCACCCTGCATCGCGCGATCGATGCCAGCGCGTCACCGCGGCAGGTCCTGGACCAGGCGATCGAATTGGGCTTCACCAGAGTGCTCACCTCCGGCGCACGGCCACGGGCGATGGACGGCGCGCCACTGATCGCGGAGTTGGTCACGCAGGCGGCGGGGCGCATCTCGATCATGGCGTGCGGTGGCATCAGGGCCGCGAATGTCACCCAAGTCGTCGCCGCCACAGGGGTTTCCGATGTACACGCCGCCGTGCGCGCCCCGGTGCGCGGCGCCGATGGCGAGGTGTCATTCGCCGGTGTCGGCGTGCCGGACGGATTCGACCGCTTCGAAACCGACGCCGAGGGCGTCTCGGCGCTGTGTGCCGCGCTGCGAAAGTAG